In Streptomyces sp. NBC_00414, a single window of DNA contains:
- the lysS gene encoding lysine--tRNA ligase translates to MPIVAQSTETTDWVSRFADEVIEESERRAPGKRIVVASGLSPSGPIHLGNLREVMTPHLVADEIRRRGHEVRHLISWDDYDRYRKVPNGVPGVDESWAEHIGRPLTSVPAPKGSPYPNWAEHFKAAMVDALAEMGVEFDGISQTEQYTSGVYREQVLHAMKHRGDIDAILDQYRTKKAPAKKQSQKPLDEAELEAAEGSGAAAEDDGTGSAGYFPYKPYCGGCGKDLTTVTAYDDDTTELTYSCTECAYSETVRLSEFNRGKLVWKVDWPMRWAYEGVVFEPSGVDHSSPGSSFQVGGQIVGSIFGGKQPIGPMYAFVGISGMAKMSSSKGGVPTPGDALKIMEPQLLRWLYARRRPNQSFKIAFDQEIQRLYDEWDKLGGKVADGSALPGDVAAYARAVGTAAGELPPTPRPMAYRTLASVADITAGAEDQTLRILSELDPADPITSLDEVRPRLDKAEAWINTQVPADQRTVVRDEVDTKLIESLDDQGRASLRLLLDGLDTHWSLDGLTHLVYGVPKVQAGFSADATPKELPAEIKVAQRTFFALLYHLLVGRDTGPRLPTLLLAVGQDRVRKLLGE, encoded by the coding sequence GTGCCGATCGTGGCTCAGAGCACCGAGACCACCGACTGGGTCTCCCGTTTCGCGGATGAGGTCATCGAGGAGTCGGAGCGCCGAGCCCCGGGCAAACGGATCGTCGTCGCGTCCGGACTCTCCCCCTCCGGCCCCATCCACCTCGGCAACCTGCGCGAGGTCATGACCCCGCACCTGGTCGCCGACGAGATCCGCCGCCGCGGCCACGAGGTCAGGCACCTGATCTCCTGGGACGACTACGACCGGTACCGGAAGGTGCCGAACGGCGTTCCGGGGGTCGACGAGTCCTGGGCCGAGCACATCGGCAGGCCCCTGACCTCCGTACCCGCCCCCAAGGGCTCCCCGTACCCGAACTGGGCCGAGCACTTCAAGGCCGCGATGGTCGACGCGCTCGCCGAGATGGGCGTCGAGTTCGACGGGATCAGCCAGACCGAGCAGTACACCTCGGGCGTCTATCGCGAGCAGGTCCTGCACGCGATGAAGCACCGCGGGGACATCGACGCGATCCTCGACCAGTACCGGACCAAGAAGGCCCCCGCGAAGAAGCAGTCGCAGAAGCCCCTCGACGAGGCCGAGCTGGAGGCCGCCGAGGGGTCCGGAGCGGCCGCCGAGGACGACGGCACCGGGTCCGCCGGGTACTTCCCGTACAAGCCGTACTGCGGTGGCTGCGGCAAGGACCTCACCACCGTCACGGCCTACGACGACGACACCACCGAGCTGACGTACAGCTGCACGGAGTGCGCCTACTCGGAGACCGTCCGGCTCAGCGAGTTCAACCGCGGCAAGCTGGTCTGGAAGGTCGACTGGCCGATGCGCTGGGCGTACGAAGGTGTCGTCTTCGAGCCGAGCGGGGTCGACCACTCGTCTCCCGGGTCGAGCTTCCAGGTCGGCGGACAGATTGTCGGGAGCATCTTCGGCGGCAAGCAGCCCATCGGGCCCATGTACGCCTTCGTGGGGATCTCCGGGATGGCGAAGATGTCGTCCAGCAAGGGCGGAGTGCCCACTCCTGGCGACGCGCTGAAGATCATGGAGCCGCAGCTGCTGCGGTGGCTCTACGCCCGCCGCAGGCCCAACCAGTCGTTCAAGATCGCCTTCGACCAGGAGATCCAGCGGCTCTACGACGAGTGGGACAAGCTCGGCGGCAAGGTCGCCGACGGTTCCGCCCTGCCGGGGGACGTCGCCGCCTACGCGCGCGCGGTGGGCACCGCGGCGGGCGAGCTGCCGCCGACGCCCCGGCCGATGGCCTACCGCACCCTCGCCTCCGTCGCCGACATCACCGCCGGCGCCGAGGACCAGACCCTGCGCATCCTCAGCGAGCTGGACCCCGCCGACCCGATCACCTCGCTCGACGAGGTCAGGCCGCGGCTCGACAAGGCCGAGGCCTGGATCAACACCCAGGTCCCCGCCGACCAGCGCACCGTCGTCCGCGACGAGGTCGACACCAAGCTCATCGAGTCCCTCGACGACCAGGGGCGCGCCTCGCTGCGGTTGCTGCTCGACGGTCTCGACACGCACTGGTCGCTGGACGGGCTCACGCATCTCGTCTACGGCGTTCCGAAGGTCCAGGCGGGCTTCTCCGCCGACGCCACGCCCAAGGAACTCCCGGCGGAGATCAAGGTCGCCCAGCGGACGTTCTTCGCGCTGCTCTACCACCTGCTGGTGGGTCGTGACACCGGCCCGCGCCTGCCCACCCTGCTTCTCGCCGTGGGCCAGGACCGGGTGAGGAAGCTGCTCGGGGAGTAA
- a CDS encoding NADP-dependent oxidoreductase, which produces MRVAVVTDFGGPEVVRVVETAVPEPGAGQVRIKVAAAALNPVDAGVRAGVFGGSDGPIGLGWDVAGTVDSVGTEGAAAWKAGDEVVALHHGAVKPLGTHAEYVVVDADAVAAAPASVDAVHAATVPLNALTAAQALDLLDLRPGGQLLVTGAAGAVGGYAVQLAAHRGMAVTGLARAADEEFVRSLGADRFVSGPVGAGSVEAVLDAAVLGGAALEWVRDGGTYVGVIPGAAPEAVRGVRVGVVEVAADGGRLAELVGLVDSGVLGARVAGTYALGEAGVAHARLAGGGVRGRLVLVP; this is translated from the coding sequence ATGCGCGTAGCAGTCGTCACGGACTTCGGCGGTCCCGAGGTCGTACGGGTCGTGGAGACGGCGGTGCCCGAGCCGGGCGCCGGGCAGGTGCGGATCAAGGTCGCGGCGGCCGCGCTGAACCCGGTCGACGCGGGGGTCCGCGCGGGTGTGTTCGGGGGTTCGGACGGGCCGATCGGACTGGGGTGGGATGTGGCCGGCACGGTGGACTCGGTGGGGACCGAGGGGGCGGCTGCCTGGAAGGCGGGCGACGAGGTGGTCGCGCTCCACCACGGAGCGGTCAAGCCTCTCGGTACGCATGCCGAGTACGTGGTCGTGGACGCCGACGCGGTGGCCGCGGCGCCGGCGTCCGTCGACGCGGTGCACGCCGCCACCGTGCCGTTGAACGCCCTCACCGCCGCCCAGGCCCTGGACCTGCTGGACCTCCGGCCCGGCGGGCAGCTGCTGGTGACGGGGGCGGCGGGGGCGGTCGGCGGGTACGCGGTTCAGCTCGCGGCGCACCGGGGGATGGCCGTGACCGGGCTCGCCCGCGCGGCCGACGAGGAGTTCGTACGGTCGCTGGGGGCGGACCGGTTCGTCTCGGGTCCGGTCGGGGCGGGCAGCGTGGAGGCGGTGCTGGACGCGGCGGTTCTCGGCGGGGCGGCGCTGGAGTGGGTGCGGGACGGCGGTACGTACGTGGGGGTCATCCCGGGTGCCGCGCCCGAGGCCGTGCGGGGGGTGCGGGTCGGGGTGGTCGAGGTGGCCGCCGACGGGGGGAGGCTTGCGGAGCTGGTGGGGCTGGTGGATTCGGGGGTGCTGGGTGCGCGGGTAGCCGGCACGTATGCGCTGGGTGAGGCGGGGGTGGCGCATGCACGGCTTGCGGGGGGTGGGGTGCGGGGGCGGTTGGTGCTGGTGCCTTGA
- the argS gene encoding arginine--tRNA ligase, with amino-acid sequence MASVTSLTAHVHQRLTDALTAALPETADADPLLRRSDRADFQANGILALAKKAKANPRDLATQVVDRVVTGDLIKDIEVSGPGFLNITVTDRAITQTLADRATDPTDRLGVPFAEHPGTTVIDYAQPNVAKEMHVGHLRSAVIGDAVVQILEFVGETVVRRHHIGDWGTQFGMLIQYLDEHPHELDRKTPEGAADGTAETGEEAMSNLNRLYKAARTHFDSDEEFKTRARRRVVDLQAGDPHTLATWQRFVDESKVYFFSVFEKLDMEIRDADIVGESGYNDMLDETCRILEDSGVAVRSEGALCVFFDDVKGPDGNPVPLIVKKSDGGYGYAATDLSAIRNRVFDLKADTLLYVVDARQSLHFKMVFETARRAGWLNEDTKAQQLAFGTVLGKDGKPFKTREGETVRLVDLLDEAIDRATTVVREKAEKMGLSEEEIVENGRFVGVGAVKYADLSTSAVRDYKFDLDQMVSLNGDTSVYLQYAYARIQSILRKAGDARPLAHPELALAPAERALGLHLDQFGELLLDVAAGYEPHKLASYLYQLASHLTTFYDQCQVLSDANPKEVVENRLFLVDLTARTLHRGMALLGIRTPERL; translated from the coding sequence ATGGCCTCGGTCACGTCCCTCACCGCCCACGTCCACCAGCGCCTGACGGACGCGCTCACGGCAGCCCTGCCGGAGACCGCGGACGCGGACCCGCTGCTGCGACGCAGCGACAGGGCGGACTTCCAGGCCAACGGAATCCTCGCCCTGGCGAAGAAGGCGAAGGCCAACCCCAGGGACCTCGCCACACAGGTCGTCGACCGGGTGGTCACGGGTGACCTGATCAAGGACATCGAGGTCTCGGGCCCCGGCTTCCTGAACATCACGGTCACCGACCGGGCGATCACCCAGACCCTCGCGGACCGCGCCACGGACCCCACCGACCGCCTCGGCGTGCCGTTCGCCGAGCACCCGGGCACGACGGTCATCGACTACGCCCAGCCGAACGTGGCCAAGGAGATGCACGTAGGCCACCTCCGCTCCGCGGTGATCGGCGACGCGGTCGTGCAGATCCTGGAGTTCGTCGGCGAGACCGTCGTACGGCGGCACCACATCGGCGACTGGGGCACCCAGTTCGGCATGCTCATCCAGTACCTGGACGAGCACCCGCACGAGCTGGACCGCAAGACCCCCGAAGGCGCCGCGGACGGCACGGCGGAGACGGGCGAGGAGGCGATGTCGAACCTCAACCGCCTCTACAAGGCCGCCCGCACGCACTTCGACTCCGACGAGGAGTTCAAGACGCGGGCGCGCCGCAGGGTGGTCGACCTCCAGGCCGGCGACCCGCACACCCTCGCCACCTGGCAGCGGTTCGTGGACGAGTCGAAGGTCTACTTCTTCTCGGTCTTCGAGAAGCTGGACATGGAGATCCGGGACGCGGACATCGTCGGCGAGTCCGGCTACAACGACATGCTGGACGAGACCTGCCGCATCCTCGAGGACTCAGGCGTGGCGGTCCGCTCCGAGGGTGCCCTGTGCGTGTTCTTCGACGACGTCAAGGGCCCGGACGGCAACCCGGTCCCGCTGATCGTGAAGAAGTCGGACGGCGGCTACGGCTACGCGGCGACCGACCTGTCCGCGATCAGGAACCGCGTCTTCGACCTGAAGGCGGACACGCTCCTGTACGTGGTCGACGCGCGGCAGTCCCTGCACTTCAAGATGGTCTTCGAGACGGCTCGCAGGGCGGGCTGGCTGAACGAGGACACCAAGGCGCAGCAGCTGGCCTTCGGCACGGTCCTCGGCAAGGACGGCAAGCCGTTCAAGACGCGTGAGGGCGAGACGGTCCGGCTGGTGGACCTGCTCGACGAGGCGATCGACCGTGCCACGACGGTGGTCCGCGAGAAGGCCGAGAAGATGGGCCTGTCCGAGGAGGAGATCGTCGAGAACGGCCGGTTCGTCGGGGTCGGCGCCGTGAAGTACGCGGACCTGTCCACGTCGGCCGTCCGGGACTACAAGTTCGACCTGGACCAGATGGTGTCGCTGAACGGCGACACGAGCGTGTACCTCCAGTACGCGTACGCCCGTATCCAGTCGATCCTCCGCAAGGCCGGGGACGCGCGTCCGCTGGCCCACCCGGAGCTGGCGCTGGCTCCCGCGGAGCGTGCGCTGGGGCTGCACCTGGACCAGTTCGGCGAGCTGCTCCTGGACGTGGCCGCGGGCTACGAGCCGCACAAGCTGGCCTCGTACCTGTACCAGCTGGCGTCGCACCTGACGACGTTCTACGACCAGTGCCAGGTACTGAGCGACGCGAACCCGAAGGAGGTCGTCGAGAACAGGCTGTTCCTCGTCGATCTGACGGCCCGCACGCTGCACCGGGGCATGGCGCTGCTCGGTATCAGGACGCCCGAACGCCTCTGA
- a CDS encoding DUF3558 domain-containing protein → MHRSVQRHRQRLTRVLVGAAAVPVMLVASGCSSDSGDGSGDDAKKDSGSSASPSATKAGVVVKEATYEKLPDSCKVLSSKTLKELVPEGAKSGKEGKSEDLTTRGNCSWDSLDNKGVKGSQFRWLNVSLLRFESDQTRGTGEKLASEYYAKHAEDARSVEDAKNTKSQPVSGTGNEATLVTYYLKKKEGTFRQQTLVTRVENVVVTLDYNGAGLAGDDSPKAADLSKATEKAAKEAVQAVVTANGGGDGAGSESDADPSASKGADASPSPSKSAGSSSGKGSDLGGGSDDSTSAGGSATRKS, encoded by the coding sequence ATGCACCGATCCGTACAGCGACACCGTCAGCGACTCACCCGCGTCCTTGTCGGGGCGGCCGCAGTCCCGGTGATGCTCGTCGCCTCCGGCTGCTCCTCGGACTCCGGCGACGGCTCCGGCGACGACGCGAAGAAGGACTCCGGCTCCTCGGCGTCGCCCTCCGCCACGAAGGCGGGCGTGGTGGTGAAGGAGGCGACGTACGAGAAGCTTCCCGACTCGTGCAAGGTTCTCTCGTCGAAGACGTTGAAGGAGCTTGTCCCGGAGGGCGCCAAGTCCGGCAAGGAAGGCAAGTCGGAGGACCTCACCACGCGCGGCAACTGCTCCTGGGACAGCCTGGACAACAAGGGCGTGAAGGGCTCGCAGTTCCGCTGGCTGAACGTGTCGCTGCTGCGTTTCGAGTCGGACCAGACCCGTGGCACGGGCGAGAAGCTGGCCTCGGAGTACTACGCGAAGCACGCCGAGGACGCGCGTTCGGTGGAGGACGCGAAGAACACCAAGTCGCAGCCGGTGTCCGGCACGGGCAACGAGGCGACGCTGGTGACGTACTACCTGAAGAAGAAGGAAGGCACCTTCAGGCAGCAGACGCTCGTGACGCGCGTGGAGAACGTCGTCGTGACGCTCGACTACAACGGCGCGGGCCTGGCGGGCGACGACTCCCCGAAGGCCGCCGACCTGTCGAAGGCCACGGAGAAGGCCGCGAAGGAGGCCGTGCAGGCGGTCGTGACCGCCAACGGCGGCGGTGACGGGGCCGGATCCGAGTCGGACGCCGACCCGTCCGCGAGCAAGGGCGCGGACGCGAGCCCGTCCCCGAGCAAGAGTGCCGGATCGAGTTCCGGCAAGGGTTCGGACCTCGGCGGCGGCTCCGACGACAGCACGAGCGCCGGCGGGTCCGCCACCAGGAAGAGCTGA
- a CDS encoding SDR family oxidoreductase, whose protein sequence is MTAAASAAPAAASRIAVVTGASSGIGAATARQLAAAGYRVVLTARRKDRIEALAEEITTAGGQATAYALDVTDRAAVDEFATAFKKIGVLINNAGGALGADPVASSDPAEWRQMYETNVIGTLNVTQALLPALTASGDGTVVVVSSTAGHGTYEGGAGYVAAKHAEHVIAETLRLEIVGTPVRVIEIAPGMVRTDEFALTRFGGDAEKAAKVYAGVAEPLTAEDVAETITWTVTRPSHVNIDLLVVRPRAQASNTKVHREL, encoded by the coding sequence ATGACCGCCGCCGCATCCGCCGCGCCCGCCGCCGCGTCCCGTATCGCCGTCGTCACCGGCGCGAGCAGCGGAATCGGTGCCGCGACGGCCCGGCAGCTGGCGGCCGCGGGTTACAGGGTGGTCCTCACCGCCCGCCGCAAGGACCGTATCGAGGCGCTCGCGGAGGAGATCACCACGGCGGGCGGCCAGGCGACGGCGTACGCGCTGGACGTCACCGACCGCGCGGCGGTCGACGAGTTCGCGACGGCCTTCAAGAAGATCGGCGTCCTGATCAACAACGCGGGCGGCGCGCTCGGCGCCGACCCGGTCGCGTCCAGCGACCCCGCGGAGTGGCGCCAGATGTACGAGACGAACGTCATCGGCACGCTCAACGTCACCCAGGCCCTCCTCCCGGCGCTGACCGCGTCCGGCGACGGCACGGTGGTCGTCGTCTCCTCGACCGCGGGCCACGGCACCTACGAGGGCGGCGCCGGCTACGTGGCCGCCAAGCACGCCGAGCACGTCATCGCCGAGACCCTCCGTCTGGAGATCGTCGGCACCCCGGTCCGGGTGATCGAGATCGCCCCCGGCATGGTCAGGACCGACGAGTTCGCGCTGACCCGCTTCGGCGGTGACGCCGAGAAGGCGGCGAAGGTCTACGCCGGAGTGGCCGAACCCCTCACCGCCGAGGACGTCGCCGAGACGATCACCTGGACGGTGACTCGCCCCTCGCACGTCAACATCGACCTGCTGGTCGTACGGCCCCGGGCCCAGGCCTCCAACACGAAGGTCCACAGGGAGCTGTAG
- a CDS encoding DUF2637 domain-containing protein produces the protein MAAPIELTKTHKILIGVVVFGAVVIAAIGFAGSYAAVRELALQKGFGNFSYVFPIGIDAGICVLLSLDLLLTWIRIPFPLLRQTAWLLTVATIAFNGAAAWPDPLGVGMHAVIPILFVVSVEAARHAIGRIADITADKHMEGVRLTRWLLSPLPTFLLWRRMKLWELRSYDQVIKLEQERLVYQARLRSRFGRAWRRKAPVESLMPLRLARYGVPLAETAPSGLAAAGIEPALLPPAPQPALEPALEPAAAEGGRTQVTAPAARNDAAAARVRQPAPEGDEPPEPPDDIEPHNPWLQSRDPQSVAYQGGYDPTYDPESAYTETYSDQQRAEEFEAQQRFRDQRRFRDQRQFQDQRQFEQETFPQQQYEEQSAAAPEPSPEPSMEDTGTFPIPSGPGRTRELGSGGGTEPTEEDYYLVFKKSIDGSYPTSGQFRGNVEDTFGTTLPQRDADRMVNRFTNRHTAELQEDHIA, from the coding sequence GTGGCCGCGCCTATCGAGCTCACCAAGACGCACAAGATCCTCATCGGAGTGGTCGTCTTCGGAGCGGTCGTCATCGCAGCTATCGGCTTCGCCGGTTCCTACGCGGCGGTGCGCGAACTCGCCCTGCAGAAGGGCTTCGGGAACTTCAGTTACGTGTTCCCGATCGGCATCGACGCGGGCATATGCGTCCTGCTCTCCCTCGATCTGCTCCTCACCTGGATCAGGATCCCGTTCCCGCTGCTGCGCCAGACGGCGTGGCTGCTGACGGTCGCGACGATCGCGTTCAACGGCGCGGCCGCCTGGCCGGACCCGCTCGGTGTGGGCATGCACGCGGTCATCCCGATCCTGTTCGTGGTCTCCGTGGAGGCGGCCCGGCACGCGATCGGCCGGATCGCGGACATCACGGCCGACAAGCACATGGAGGGCGTGCGCCTCACCCGCTGGCTGCTCTCCCCGCTCCCCACGTTCCTCCTGTGGCGGCGGATGAAGCTGTGGGAGCTGCGCTCCTACGACCAGGTCATCAAGCTGGAGCAGGAGCGGCTCGTCTACCAGGCGCGGCTGCGCTCCCGCTTCGGCCGCGCCTGGCGCCGCAAGGCCCCGGTGGAGTCCCTGATGCCGCTGCGGCTGGCCCGTTACGGCGTGCCGCTGGCGGAGACGGCCCCTTCGGGTCTGGCGGCGGCGGGCATCGAGCCCGCGCTGCTGCCCCCGGCCCCGCAGCCCGCCCTGGAACCTGCCCTGGAGCCCGCCGCGGCCGAAGGCGGTCGCACCCAGGTGACGGCACCCGCCGCCCGGAACGACGCGGCAGCCGCCCGGGTCCGGCAGCCGGCTCCCGAGGGCGACGAACCCCCCGAGCCGCCGGACGACATCGAGCCGCACAATCCGTGGCTCCAGTCCCGGGACCCCCAGTCCGTCGCGTACCAGGGCGGCTACGACCCGACGTACGACCCGGAGAGCGCGTACACCGAGACGTACTCGGACCAGCAGCGGGCCGAGGAGTTCGAGGCGCAGCAGCGATTCCGGGACCAGCGGCGATTCCGGGACCAGCGCCAGTTCCAGGACCAGCGCCAGTTCGAGCAGGAGACCTTCCCGCAGCAGCAGTACGAGGAGCAGTCGGCCGCCGCCCCGGAGCCCTCCCCCGAGCCCTCCATGGAGGACACCGGTACCTTCCCGATCCCGTCCGGGCCGGGCCGTACCCGCGAGTTGGGCTCGGGCGGCGGCACGGAGCCGACCGAGGAGGACTACTACCTGGTCTTCAAGAAGTCGATAGACGGCAGCTACCCGACCTCGGGCCAGTTCCGGGGCAATGTGGAGGACACGTTCGGCACCACGCTCCCGCAGCGCGATGCCGACCGGATGGTCAACCGTTTCACCAACCGGCATACGGCGGAGCTCCAGGAGGACCACATCGCCTAG
- a CDS encoding DUF3558 domain-containing protein: MQRKAYVPGVAALLAALLAGCTGGSPDGGDDDPKPGDTATTATAARPGKYRTLPEPCGAVSQSTLDSLLPGIKQLADEEQREKAYEGTATVTYDTDRKVGCHWKAESGTATDHLLVDFERVVSYDNAVSDDDRATEIYAKKETAADLPAPVATSSDSPESSGSTDSPDASESASGSGSGSEESDSGATPDSGTSGTPDDASGDGDGSSSADPSGSGAPGSTPTALQPRTLDDLGNAAFLDDALNDSKRRTVTVVFRTSNVVVTIQYDEQPATTTDVPSSEDMQDRARKLAGQLAESFND, encoded by the coding sequence GTGCAGCGGAAGGCGTACGTACCCGGCGTCGCCGCGCTCCTCGCGGCGCTGCTGGCCGGCTGCACCGGCGGATCGCCGGACGGCGGCGACGACGACCCGAAGCCGGGCGACACGGCGACGACGGCCACCGCGGCGCGGCCCGGCAAGTACCGCACGCTCCCGGAGCCCTGCGGCGCGGTGTCGCAGAGCACGCTGGACTCGCTGCTGCCGGGCATCAAGCAGCTGGCGGACGAGGAGCAGCGCGAGAAGGCGTACGAGGGCACGGCGACGGTCACGTACGACACGGACCGGAAGGTCGGCTGCCACTGGAAGGCGGAGTCGGGGACCGCGACGGACCATCTGCTGGTGGATTTCGAACGGGTGGTCTCGTACGACAACGCGGTGAGCGACGACGACCGCGCCACGGAGATCTACGCGAAGAAGGAGACCGCGGCGGACCTTCCGGCACCGGTCGCCACCTCATCCGATTCGCCCGAATCATCCGGTTCGACCGACTCGCCCGATGCCTCAGAGTCCGCCTCGGGTTCAGGTTCGGGTTCGGAGGAGTCGGATTCCGGGGCGACCCCCGACTCCGGCACGTCCGGGACGCCCGACGACGCGAGCGGTGACGGTGACGGCAGCTCCTCCGCGGACCCCTCCGGCAGCGGCGCCCCGGGTTCCACCCCGACCGCCCTCCAGCCCCGCACGCTCGACGATCTGGGCAACGCCGCGTTCCTCGACGACGCGCTGAACGACTCCAAGCGACGCACGGTGACTGTGGTGTTCCGCACGTCCAACGTGGTCGTGACCATCCAGTACGACGAGCAGCCGGCGACCACGACGGACGTCCCGAGCAGCGAGGACATGCAGGACAGGGCGCGAAAACTGGCGGGTCAGCTCGCCGAGTCGTTCAACGACTAG
- a CDS encoding winged helix-turn-helix transcriptional regulator gives MATTTAAQRREQARVEYDAFVRNCPTNQLLDRISDKWVSLVVCALAEGRMRYSDLGRKIAGVSPKMLTQTLRSLERDGLLTRTVTPAVPVRVDYELTPLGTSLFHLLGAVKDWAEAHIEQVNEARDQYDAS, from the coding sequence ATGGCGACCACGACCGCGGCCCAGCGGCGCGAACAGGCACGGGTCGAGTACGACGCGTTCGTCAGGAACTGCCCGACCAACCAGCTGCTCGACCGCATCAGCGACAAGTGGGTCAGCCTGGTCGTCTGCGCGCTCGCCGAGGGCCGGATGCGCTACAGCGACCTCGGGCGCAAGATCGCGGGCGTCAGCCCCAAGATGCTGACGCAGACGCTGCGTTCACTGGAGCGTGACGGCCTCCTGACGCGGACGGTCACCCCGGCCGTGCCGGTGCGCGTCGACTACGAGCTCACCCCGCTCGGCACCAGCCTGTTCCACCTGCTCGGCGCCGTGAAGGACTGGGCGGAGGCACACATCGAGCAGGTGAACGAGGCCCGCGACCAGTACGACGCGAGCTAG
- a CDS encoding RtcB family protein, with translation MSYVEMPGAKVPIRMWADPASVEDVAMQQLRNVATLPWIKGLAVMPDVHYGKGATVGSVIAMQGAVCPAAVGVDIGCGMSAVRTSLTANDLPGDLSHLRSKVEQAIPVGRGMHDGPVDPGRFHGLATGGWDDFWERFDGVADAVKFRQGRATKQMGTLGSGNHFVEICLSEDGTVWLMLHSGSRNIGKELAEHHIGIAQRLSHNQGLIDRDLAVFIADTPQMAAYRNDLFWAQEYAKYNRTLMMALLKDVIRKEFKKAKPAFAPEISAHHNYVAEERYEGMDLLVTRKGAIRAGSGEFGIIPGSMGTGSYIVKGLGNEKAFNSASHGAGRRMSRNAAKKRFSTKDLEEQTRGVECRKDSGVVDEIPAAYKPIEQVIDQQRDLVEVVAKLKQVVCVKG, from the coding sequence ATGTCGTACGTGGAGATGCCGGGCGCGAAGGTTCCGATCCGTATGTGGGCGGACCCGGCGTCGGTGGAGGACGTGGCGATGCAGCAGCTCCGGAACGTCGCCACGCTGCCGTGGATCAAGGGCCTGGCCGTCATGCCGGACGTGCACTACGGAAAGGGTGCGACGGTCGGGTCGGTCATCGCGATGCAGGGGGCGGTGTGCCCCGCGGCGGTCGGGGTGGACATCGGCTGCGGGATGTCCGCGGTCAGGACGTCCCTGACGGCCAACGACCTGCCGGGCGACCTGTCCCATCTGCGGTCGAAGGTGGAGCAGGCGATTCCGGTCGGGCGGGGGATGCATGACGGCCCGGTCGATCCGGGACGCTTCCACGGCCTCGCCACCGGCGGGTGGGACGACTTCTGGGAGCGGTTCGACGGGGTCGCCGACGCGGTGAAGTTCCGTCAGGGGCGCGCCACGAAGCAGATGGGGACGCTCGGATCGGGCAATCACTTCGTCGAGATCTGCCTGAGCGAGGACGGCACGGTCTGGCTCATGCTGCATTCCGGGTCCCGGAACATCGGCAAGGAACTGGCCGAGCACCACATCGGTATCGCTCAGCGGCTTTCGCACAACCAGGGACTGATCGACCGCGACCTCGCCGTCTTCATCGCGGACACTCCGCAGATGGCGGCGTACCGCAACGACCTTTTCTGGGCGCAGGAATACGCGAAGTACAACCGCACGCTGATGATGGCGCTTCTGAAGGACGTGATCCGCAAGGAGTTCAAGAAGGCGAAGCCCGCCTTCGCGCCGGAGATCAGTGCGCACCACAACTACGTGGCCGAGGAGCGGTACGAGGGAATGGATCTCCTCGTCACCCGCAAGGGCGCCATTCGCGCGGGCTCCGGAGAGTTCGGCATCATTCCGGGCTCGATGGGCACCGGCTCGTACATCGTGAAGGGGCTCGGGAACGAGAAGGCCTTCAACTCGGCCTCGCACGGGGCGGGGCGGCGGATGAGCCGTAACGCGGCCAAGAAGCGCTTCTCGACGAAGGACCTGGAGGAGCAGACGCGGGGCGTGGAGTGCCGCAAGGACTCCGGTGTCGTGGACGAGATCCCGGCCGCGTACAAGCCGATCGAGCAGGTCATCGACCAGCAGCGGGATCTGGTCGAGGTCGTGGCGAAGCTGAAGCAGGTCGTGTGTGTGAAGGGTTAG